GTGCATCAGATCTTGATCTGTCAGTTGCAATGTGGCCGCATCGGTAGTCAACTGGTGTTCATCAATAAACTCCTGTTTCTGCTCCTGAAGCTGCAGCTGTGTGAAGCTGTGCGTTCTGGAGAGCTTTCTTCCGGTGCTGACCGCTGCCATTTTGTTTCTCTGAATGATCTTGTCAATCTTCTCCGTGTGCGGCTGGTGGTTATGAAGTCCACCGGTTACACTCTTAAGACGTCCGTTTTCCAGGACGCAGCGAGATCGACAGCGCATTTCGTGCACTTTTTTTGAGTAGTTATGGCAGCGCCAATACTGTTTGTTGCTCTTGCGGCTGTGGCAGTTGTACATGTATCCATTTAACACCAGGCACGGTGTCGACCAGGGGCTCTCTATGAAAACTAGCTCATCATCTGAAAAGAAGAAGTTTGTAGGGTTAGTCAAGTAGTCAATATTAGAGATATCAATTTAATAACAATGGGGCGGGCAATCCAGTCCACAATGAGCACCATACTTTGTTTTGGTCTCAGTTTATTAGGAGCTATATATGAAATACGTTTACAGAAGTCAGTAATGTTTCTTAAACTATTTTCGAGGAGTCGGGTCGATTTCTTTGGACAAAATGTGGAATTGTGAATGGTTGCTTGACTAAgttatattttgtcattaagATGTATAAAATGtgataaaaatgtataattaatttattaggGAACTGGAAGGCTTTGGTTTCCTTGGTAACCTAGAATGTCGATTGCGCGTTATTTATAAAGAATAAGCCAACACGATGCCAGCTATAACTTTTCTTATCCTTACAAAGACCATCCAACTGATTGACTTTAGTTGTTTAAAAACTCCCAAGAGAAATCGACGCCTTCCGAAGTTCGAGACGAATAATTAGCTTAGGTGCTGGCTGATAATTCTTAGGGGTGGTCTGCCTTCAGCAGGGATCGATGCTTGGCTTCCTCTGTCCGCCACCTGCCCACCCGTTGCCGTCCACGGTCTCGCTCCGCGGCAAGCTGCTCCTCCGCATCCATCTCCTCTTCAGCGGCGTCTACAAGGGCCTGCATCTCGATCTCTGTGGCCTCGGCTGCCGGCAGAAACAATTTGCAGTCCTTGCCGTCTTTGGCGGTCACAATGATGTTACTGCTGCCCAGGTACTGTGAGATCTTGGGGTTCGACGTGCAGATCTCGATGTACTCCTCCAGTTCCTGCTCCACCTTATACAGTTGTCGCTGGCCAATCCTCGACGCGTGGGACTCGTGATTGTGCTGCCGCCGGGCGTCGATGAAGTGGCCGTCGCGGGTGATGACCACCGCCTTGCAGCGGAGCTTAAGCACATCCGCACAGCGCCAGGTCGTCTGTCCATTGGCCTGGGTAAGCTTCTTGTTGTAGATGTAGTTCCGGAACACTAGCTGGGCGTTCTTCTTCTGGCTGCGAATGAAACTGATCTCCGTGTCTGCAAGAGCCCGAGGGAAACCGAAAGCAAAGGGGCGACAAGAAGGCGGTGAAGTTGGTTTAGTGGGCATAATATATGAGTAGAGCCAATGTCTAGTACCTATTCTAGTAAACAATCgtacatatgcatgtataaGGCTTAAGTGCTAAGTTAGGATCGGCGGAATAAAACAACTTTAGTTTATACTTTGGCTTTAAGCAGTTTATTTGCACTCAGTGAACTAAAGAACGCGGCGTTACTGTGGTTTAACACTTACCAAATTTCAGCGGCATTGCACTTTACAACTTACGGTAGCATTTCCTTCCAAATTAGCATCGTTTGAGTTTTTAATGAGCATTATCACAGATTATCAGAAGAACACAGAGGCATTGCCAGTTACCAACCCCACCACTTTTTTAGCAAGCACCACACCACGCACGCTGCCACAAGCaggaaataattaatttgtagaCGAATAGGCCTTGCAAAACGCATGCAAtcaaataacaaaacaaatttgcctgcattattttatgattttgcACGGCGTTGCCACTGTACTGAAGAGCCAGGGATGCACATGCAATAAGGGTTGCCGtaagtggcaacgccgcccTCAATCTCCCGCAAATGGCAACGCTACATATCAaattttattctttatttctctatactataatacaaatattcagCAATTATTTAGGACATATTACTATCCAGAGTTTATACAGAAAAGTTAAATTACCGCAACTTGTTCTTTTTCGCTTATGCACGATTAAATTAGTAAAATAAATCCGATCTACCAAAAAGGTTTGAAATCGCCAGACGATTATGGGAACTTGGCATTACTTAAATTTGTTCATAGAAATATCTAGTATACAGAAattcaacaaaacaaaaatagcagGCAGTCCAATACATTTTTCCACCAAATGAAATATGAACGATTATGATTTCAGTTACTTCTTGAAATGTAAAAACAGCCCATAAATATTAACAGGGTCGATGGTGCACGAGCGAATAAAAATGGATGTCTACATATACATACGAGCATGCATAGCAGCCCTTTTTCTATTTAACTTGTCCACtattaatttttaatcgaTGGAGATTGAGAACAAATTATATGTACGAATAAACTTTGAAGACTCGGCAATGAATGCCGTTGCTGGATTTGCATCAGCAAGCTTTTACGTTGCTTGAACAAATCCAGACAACATCTTTAGGTACAATTGGGATAACTACCATAACAACGAACCCCAGTAACCTTAGCATCACCAGAGCATCGTTATTGAAACAGAAGTGCGCATGTTCAAATAATAACCCTTTGATCATTTAAGATAGCTTACttcaatttcaaattgcaaatactgaaaaatttagaaaaatatatggGAAGGTGGTTTAAGTGTGCTGGTATTACCTTAAGTAGTTGCAGTTTTTCACGGGTTCAGCTTCATGGTATGACATCGGATCCGTCCTAGCAGGTTCATAAAATGTCAGCACTCTACTTACCTTTTAACTGAATGAATGTAAGAACGCGCGATCTGCGTCCAGCATTTAGCAAATATGCATCGGACAGCAAAGATCTGCCTAGTGCTCTTTATCGATTTCAAATAGAACACAGGCTGGTAAACTGCTTATTTACTACGAGTCGGTGAAGTATAGCTGAACtttgtttaaaacaaaattaagcgCACTTTACCGGACTTTAAAAGGACATGATCCGTTTGCGAAGCTAATAGATTTGGAATGTGATCAAggttaaaatgaaaatgtgacCCTTGAATTAGGAATCTTTTTTAACGTGTTTGCATTTCGCAAGCGGACTCCATGACCTTGAATATTTCTTATATCTATTGGCCTTTGGCCATGTATGCTGGGAAATTCAACCAACCTTGAGCCTCTGTGTTGCCCTGATCCGCGCTGGTGTCGACAAACGATGATTCACTGTAGTTCTGCGATTGTTGCTTAACCACTGCCTTGGAAGTTGTCGCCGTAACTCCGCCACCGCTCGTATTTGCCGCAGTCTGGTTGCCCGCATCCTCGTTCTCCGTGAAGTAACTGTCGTCGTAGCGCATGTCTCCGTAGGTATCGTCCTCCACATAGGTGCCCTCTCCATCACCGGCGGCATCGCCATGGTCCTCAGAGTAGTCAGGTTCAGATTTCGTGGGCAATTCCATGGGGAGATCAATGTATTCGGCTTCCTCCTGCTGTTGACGAACCTGCTGCGGCGATTGCTGGTGGAGCTTTGTTTCTGCCGCAGAGACCACAGAGGTTTGCACGGTGATCTGTTGCGGCACAAGTTGGGTAGTTGTCGTGGTTCCAGTTTCCGTGGTCGAGTCGAGAGGGTCCATCACATTTGCGGAGGTGCTTGTCTTAGAGCGCTTCACGCCGCCGCTCGAGGAGGCGGACGTCAGTGAGGAGCGCTGGGCGGAGCGTTTGTTTGTCGACACCAGCGTTGCCGTCGTCGTGGTTCCCGTCTGCAGCGCCTGCGTTTGGATCTGCTGCGccgcctgctgttgctgcggctgttgTACAATGGTGGCTTGGGGTGCGGCCGTGGTCTGGATGACGATCTGGGTGGTGCCCTTGTTGTCGTCGCCCAGGCCGTCGTCCACGGTCTCGATCTTATAGCGGGCGGAGGCGCGCGGCTGCTGGCGCTGCACCCGCTGAGCCGgtatttgctgttgttgtacATGAGGTGCTGCTGGCGGCGGGCTAGATTCCTGCGGCGGCTGAGGCGCAGGATCGttctataaaaaattattgcatatttttttaatggaAATATTCAGGGAATtcaaaattgataaaatataCACACATTTCTCCTAACTAAATAGAAATCTGGTGAAGCTTCTTAGCGAATGACttcgtttaaatatttttaataattaattattggacaaataaatacatattctAGTTCTAATTCCCCTTTTCATTTAGTACAGATGCactaaaattaattataaaacaaatatagcaaatatattcattttagTCGGGaacataaaaagtatataccAATTAAAGTGTTAATGGTAAAGTAAAAAGGAAATCGCCAAAAGACTTGAATAGCAATAGTTGCTTTTTTATATCCGCTACAAATTAATGTTTATGCTTTGGTATCGAATTCGctgcgaaacaaaaacaaccacTCAATTGGCCGCTGCCGTGCGAGTCAGAGCGGGACAAATGCTGGGCGCATAGCCAATACAGTTGTCTCTATCTGGCACGCGTGCCTCTTGGCATTTCGTTTGCGAGAAATTTCTCGGTACAGTCAAACCATGCTCTTATACAGACGCCAGCGCGTGTGTATGTATTGGGCGCGAACGGCGATGTGCTGgttgcgttgttgttgtttggctttgcTGTTCCCCCGATTCGATTTACCAGTATCCCAGTATGTCACATATAAGCACACATATACTTACATCCGTTAGCCCCTTGATTTGCAGCGATTCCGCGGTGCTTATAAACGCGGGCAGGGCGTCCTGCTTCACGTTGACCTCGCCGCAGTACATGAATTGGATGAGGTCCTTAAGCGCCGAGTGGCTGACGTTGTTCAGGAATACTGCAAGAAATGCGAAGAGAATGAAGGGTCAGAAAAGGCCGCCATCACATAGAGTTAGATATCAGAGGGGCAAACTCACCGATAGCGTGGGTGTTCGACGGCATCTGAGTGAACATCTTGCGGAAGAAGGGCGAGCAGACGGATAACACCAAACGATGGGCCTTCACTATTTGGCCCTCGGCGGCCAGGGAAACGTCCACCAGGTCGCCGCGGCATAGCGACTCGTGAAAGCCGGCCGACAAATTCGTGTTAAAGTTGTTCCAGCACAAGCTGAATTGCTCGTCGTCCGCCATCTTGGACGAAAATCAATACTTTTCTGTATCTATGCGTTTGCTGGCTGCAGGCGAAAAAGTGCAATGCGCGATTAATAATCAATGTTGCAACTAACTACAACGTTGTTTACAACAGCCAGGAGAGAGTGCCGAAAAATGGCAATatcacacacaaaataaaatgcaccgcagacaaaaaaaaaactgggaaatTTCACGCGtctgtatgcgtgtgtgtttgtgtgcgtaCGTATGtaaaattgcattattttACTGATTGACTGCAAACTGCTGTGTATATTCACTTGAAACGCTGTTACTCACCTcttgattaaatatttttccaataaaatAACTATCTAAAGCCagaattgaaattattttattctcgCGCGGGCAACGCGCAGAACGCGTCCGATTTCTTCGACGTGAAAATTAAAAGTGTTACCAGGCGGCAAGATTACTGGCGATGGCACAGTATAAAAGTTTCAATATATCGATAGTTCAAAATATTGATATCgttatatttttatgagtATTAATAGTTGATGCgttatgatattttttgaaaaaatttaattcgaGAATAATATATAATCGCTATAGTCAAATTCACGACTTAGAGATAACTACTTCCatatgaaaaaatgttttacaaATGTTCACGACTTGGAGAAAACTACTTacgtaataaatattttacaaatgttgcgcagttttttaagaaaatagaAATCGTAAGAGCCGTTTTTGAGAAATCTACCAGGatttagtgttttttttttgacataatattatacatatatcaggATCAGAGGCTATAGCCATAGGGAATTTATTTCCCGTATTATCAAATTTGTATCTTAAGCAGTAGAACTAACGTTTCTTATATCGAACTGTTTAAATAACTACTCTACAATACTAAAATTGGTACACACGGACTAAAAGTTAATAgctaattgaaaaaaattgaaaaaagtcagttaaaatcaaaaatagtTTCAATTCGAAGTTTAACTAACCATAAAAAGAcagattttattaaaatactgCTGTATTTTTGCTGGTAGACGGACTGCTATAGTACATTTATCCATGTTGATCATTCTTATTATATCATAACAGTTTTAAGTGAAATTACAAGGATGTATGAGAGCGTAACattaaaagcaaacatatTCCCCactattatattatttgttagCTTAGTACACTCTTAAAATCAAGTGTGCGAAAATCTACACTTGAGCGCCACTTGACAACCGCTGTATACACAAAACGCGCGGACAAACGTAAATACATGGGGACTGTAAAACTTAAGGACTTTGCGATAATAAATACAGATACTTAAGCTCAAGTAGCGAAACCAAATCTGCATAAAGTGGCTGCGAACAAACAACCAATAAGAACGGGGATCAGGCAGCGCAGTTGTAGGAGTCGGATATTGAATCTGATAGTCAGGTACAATGTGTTCGATTGTGCAAAGATACTTTCATACTTGCATTTAAGCAGACAAGCAAACATGTTCGGATTTAGTGATGAGCAGAGTTCACGTATAGTCTGGATAGCATATATATACGTCTCTAACATCCATTTGATTATTGAATTAACGAAtggatttaattattttgttaggTATCTGTTAATTTCGACATTGGCCCTTGTGGCGAGcgatatattaattataatgaaTAAATTCAGGGATAACAGGAATAACACAATCATACTCGTAAACAAGCGAAGAGCGAGATGCCGCATTCCGATGCTGTGCTGTGATTGGCTCCATGGCGGCCATTTTGCTCGTGTGCGCACTGTGCACACACTGACACGCACACATGAACACATCGGTATGTGGCGGTCTGGGGTGAAAGTAGTACGCGTTCAGTACCAAAGTCGAGCTGACAAATTGCAGACACGGTCGAGTGCGCATCGGAACGGCGCTTTACGGCTCACGCGTTACGGTTTACGGTTTAAGGAATTGCGGATTTGCGAACTAGCGGACTACGGGGTTGCGACTCACTTACAGTTGCGCTAACGGATGCGTGGGGTGTGCGCCCGATTTTTCGATTGCCCGTCTACCCGTCTACCCGACTAGCTGACTAGCGAGATACCCATTCAAGTGTCGCAAGTTCAAGTGCGAATTGGCCAAAGCAAATTGTTGGACTTATATAAACCGAAGTGTTTTTCAAGTGGCCAAGTGATTGCATTGCGAGGATGttgcagcaccaccagcagcaggcTCAATCGGGTGGCTACTACGATCACTACAATCAGTCGCCCAGTCCGGGGAGCCTGACAAACGCGGATGCCCTGAATACCACTCCCTTTTCGGTCAAGGATATCCTGAACATGGTCAATCAAACGGAGGCCTACGAAGGCTCCTACGGACATCTCGATGGGTAAGATTGCCAGTTTAGAAGCAATTATACATAAAGGGCCAACGGCAATTATAAGCCTATAGATCAGAATACTACGGGGAGAGTACTGTAGTCCCAAAGACTCTATGTGTTATCAATCAGCATGTTCTACTGAGCAAAATCGTATCAGAGTACCCAAACAAAAATACTATTATACACTAGCTACTCGTCGTACATTGAAAGTATGATTTCCTAAAATCAGTTTTTATAGTTAAGTGTGCAGTTCTGACAGTCTTTAACCCCTGACCAACTGTTAGTTATTCCATTTTTTACATATCAACTGGTATGTATGGCTATTTCCACCACTTCTACCTGTCAGTGACTTCTTCCCGAAGACAGCGCCCCTGCCCTTCCCAATcgcctttatttatt
This genomic stretch from Drosophila yakuba strain Tai18E2 chromosome 3R, Prin_Dyak_Tai18E2_2.1, whole genome shotgun sequence harbors:
- the LOC6535942 gene encoding modifier of mdg4 isoform X24, whose protein sequence is MADDEQFSLCWNNFNTNLSAGFHESLCRGDLVDVSLAAEGQIVKAHRLVLSVCSPFFRKMFTQMPSNTHAIVFLNNVSHSALKDLIQFMYCGEVNVKQDALPAFISTAESLQIKGLTDNDPAPQPPQESSPPPAAPHVQQQQIPAQRVQRQQPRASARYKIETVDDGLGDDNKGTTQIVIQTTAAPQATIVQQPQQQQAAQQIQTQALQTGTTTTATLVSTNKRSAQRSSLTSASSSGGVKRSKTSTSANVMDPLDSTTETGTTTTTQLVPQQITVQTSVVSAAETKLHQQSPQQVRQQQEEAEYIDLPMELPTKSEPDYSEDHGDAAGDGEGTYVEDDTYGDMRYDDSYFTENEDAGNQTAANTSGGGVTATTSKAVVKQQSQNYSESSFVDTSADQGNTEAQGTAHLASFSCTRKKKRKLVIDRHEFVMDRKLKSSINWRCARYRSSNCKVRATTHVLKNGQEVYRLKYAKHSHL
- the LOC6535942 gene encoding modifier of mdg4 isoform X22 — encoded protein: MADDEQFSLCWNNFNTNLSAGFHESLCRGDLVDVSLAAEGQIVKAHRLVLSVCSPFFRKMFTQMPSNTHAIVFLNNVSHSALKDLIQFMYCGEVNVKQDALPAFISTAESLQIKGLTDNDPAPQPPQESSPPPAAPHVQQQQIPAQRVQRQQPRASARYKIETVDDGLGDDNKGTTQIVIQTTAAPQATIVQQPQQQQAAQQIQTQALQTGTTTTATLVSTNKRSAQRSSLTSASSSGGVKRSKTSTSANVMDPLDSTTETGTTTTTQLVPQQITVQTSVVSAAETKLHQQSPQQVRQQQEEAEYIDLPMELPTKSEPDYSEDHGDAAGDGEGTYVEDDTYGDMRYDDSYFTENEDAGNQTAANTSGGGVTATTSKAVVKQQSQNYSESSFVDTSADQGNTEAQGLGELDPRNLADFGNESFLPKTHGTRPQNVRCGLASEQKCVRTLDDWDRIRYDRTKSGDVLLYDGYRYDRRANYNDIIYW
- the LOC6535942 gene encoding modifier of mdg4 isoform X16, whose amino-acid sequence is MADDEQFSLCWNNFNTNLSAGFHESLCRGDLVDVSLAAEGQIVKAHRLVLSVCSPFFRKMFTQMPSNTHAIVFLNNVSHSALKDLIQFMYCGEVNVKQDALPAFISTAESLQIKGLTDNDPAPQPPQESSPPPAAPHVQQQQIPAQRVQRQQPRASARYKIETVDDGLGDDNKGTTQIVIQTTAAPQATIVQQPQQQQAAQQIQTQALQTGTTTTATLVSTNKRSAQRSSLTSASSSGGVKRSKTSTSANVMDPLDSTTETGTTTTTQLVPQQITVQTSVVSAAETKLHQQSPQQVRQQQEEAEYIDLPMELPTKSEPDYSEDHGDAAGDGEGTYVEDDTYGDMRYDDSYFTENEDAGNQTAANTSGGGVTATTSKAVVKQQSQNYSESSFVDTSADQGNTEAQELAVFGTGQRGRTVLLFQNEKFVKNRCSASRTYWICSKKDVTVCRARVVTAVDKNAQERIIKCTYEHDHSRKFPSNNLNLPVLIRREKKALSLDSSKAYI
- the LOC6535942 gene encoding modifier of mdg4 isoform X19, translating into MADDEQFSLCWNNFNTNLSAGFHESLCRGDLVDVSLAAEGQIVKAHRLVLSVCSPFFRKMFTQMPSNTHAIVFLNNVSHSALKDLIQFMYCGEVNVKQDALPAFISTAESLQIKGLTDNDPAPQPPQESSPPPAAPHVQQQQIPAQRVQRQQPRASARYKIETVDDGLGDDNKGTTQIVIQTTAAPQATIVQQPQQQQAAQQIQTQALQTGTTTTATLVSTNKRSAQRSSLTSASSSGGVKRSKTSTSANVMDPLDSTTETGTTTTTQLVPQQITVQTSVVSAAETKLHQQSPQQVRQQQEEAEYIDLPMELPTKSEPDYSEDHGDAAGDGEGTYVEDDTYGDMRYDDSYFTENEDAGNQTAANTSGGGVTATTSKAVVKQQSQNYSESSFVDTSADQGNTEAQENTLEYVVSQKGHVLLMHKMFCYVREKCIKGKTYWRCTQYTTQSKCHGRLHVLNEEIVHSRRHNHSPTGQERRQHMKLLLNNVHGTFGQL
- the LOC6535942 gene encoding modifier of mdg4 isoform X4, yielding MADDEQFSLCWNNFNTNLSAGFHESLCRGDLVDVSLAAEGQIVKAHRLVLSVCSPFFRKMFTQMPSNTHAIVFLNNVSHSALKDLIQFMYCGEVNVKQDALPAFISTAESLQIKGLTDNDPAPQPPQESSPPPAAPHVQQQQIPAQRVQRQQPRASARYKIETVDDGLGDDNKGTTQIVIQTTAAPQATIVQQPQQQQAAQQIQTQALQTGTTTTATLVSTNKRSAQRSSLTSASSSGGVKRSKTSTSANVMDPLDSTTETGTTTTTQLVPQQITVQTSVVSAAETKLHQQSPQQVRQQQEEAEYIDLPMELPTKSEPDYSEDHGDAAGDGEGTYVEDDTYGDMRYDDSYFTENEDAGNQTAANTSGGGVTATTSKAVVKQQSQNYSESSFVDTSADQGNTEAQDDELVFIESPWSTPCLVLNGYMYNCHSRKSNKQYWRCHNYSKKVHEMRCRSRCVLENGRLKSVTGGLHNHQPHTEKIDKIIQRNKMAAVSTGRKLSRTHSFTQLQLQEQKQEFIDEHQLTTDAATLQLTDQDLMHASMMLMHE
- the LOC6535942 gene encoding modifier of mdg4 isoform X15, which encodes MADDEQFSLCWNNFNTNLSAGFHESLCRGDLVDVSLAAEGQIVKAHRLVLSVCSPFFRKMFTQMPSNTHAIVFLNNVSHSALKDLIQFMYCGEVNVKQDALPAFISTAESLQIKGLTDNDPAPQPPQESSPPPAAPHVQQQQIPAQRVQRQQPRASARYKIETVDDGLGDDNKGTTQIVIQTTAAPQATIVQQPQQQQAAQQIQTQALQTGTTTTATLVSTNKRSAQRSSLTSASSSGGVKRSKTSTSANVMDPLDSTTETGTTTTTQLVPQQITVQTSVVSAAETKLHQQSPQQVRQQQEEAEYIDLPMELPTKSEPDYSEDHGDAAGDGEGTYVEDDTYGDMRYDDSYFTENEDAGNQTAANTSGGGVTATTSKAVVKQQSQNYSESSFVDTSADQGNTEAQDRRRYSKKLLHFDGPAEFNLAAHRRPRLIIANEHFIVHRILGKDNLIGSWRCMYHHKGCKARASTFMVDSEVKYRSTCSSHNHKNVRAKLENLKMPWVTTD
- the LOC6535942 gene encoding modifier of mdg4 isoform X8; this translates as MADDEQFSLCWNNFNTNLSAGFHESLCRGDLVDVSLAAEGQIVKAHRLVLSVCSPFFRKMFTQMPSNTHAIVFLNNVSHSALKDLIQFMYCGEVNVKQDALPAFISTAESLQIKGLTDNDPAPQPPQESSPPPAAPHVQQQQIPAQRVQRQQPRASARYKIETVDDGLGDDNKGTTQIVIQTTAAPQATIVQQPQQQQAAQQIQTQALQTGTTTTATLVSTNKRSAQRSSLTSASSSGGVKRSKTSTSANVMDPLDSTTETGTTTTTQLVPQQITVQTSVVSAAETKLHQQSPQQVRQQQEEAEYIDLPMELPTKSEPDYSEDHGDAAGDGEGTYVEDDTYGDMRYDDSYFTENEDAGNQTAANTSGGGVTATTSKAVVKQQSQNYSESSFVDTSADQGNTEAQVVLANDEVPNPEDVLVFFTQSLRGRPAIMANGIRFLIMSENKKKILWRCSSMATKKLKCPARITMLKETPPKFIINKAEHLHAELKRNKYSSSKAQTLREPHQIATKLDCEMEGAGGVSFDLHEEELNDLTHDV
- the LOC6535942 gene encoding modifier of mdg4 isoform X2, translated to MADDEQFSLCWNNFNTNLSAGFHESLCRGDLVDVSLAAEGQIVKAHRLVLSVCSPFFRKMFTQMPSNTHAIVFLNNVSHSALKDLIQFMYCGEVNVKQDALPAFISTAESLQIKGLTDNDPAPQPPQESSPPPAAPHVQQQQIPAQRVQRQQPRASARYKIETVDDGLGDDNKGTTQIVIQTTAAPQATIVQQPQQQQAAQQIQTQALQTGTTTTATLVSTNKRSAQRSSLTSASSSGGVKRSKTSTSANVMDPLDSTTETGTTTTTQLVPQQITVQTSVVSAAETKLHQQSPQQVRQQQEEAEYIDLPMELPTKSEPDYSEDHGDAAGDGEGTYVEDDTYGDMRYDDSYFTENEDAGNQTAANTSGGGVTATTSKAVVKQQSQNYSESSFVDTSADQGNTEAQVKIKMEPSPTPGQSTDAAVAALAVTYLSDEESFRKPFTLPKILDGKFYKNIQPNQKTPGAIQATCTTCHGLISGTTKSTGNFLSHIKRRHKELLPLCQLYCQAKANGTVPAVKNSPPNPNPVVTSATSIPAMEMMTQVSQMPPTTYATAPTHLGMPVTVPVPVSMSLAMPLSLPHVQTPQMMALMQQHQAHGAVFISKDY
- the LOC6535942 gene encoding modifier of mdg4 isoform X17, whose amino-acid sequence is MADDEQFSLCWNNFNTNLSAGFHESLCRGDLVDVSLAAEGQIVKAHRLVLSVCSPFFRKMFTQMPSNTHAIVFLNNVSHSALKDLIQFMYCGEVNVKQDALPAFISTAESLQIKGLTDNDPAPQPPQESSPPPAAPHVQQQQIPAQRVQRQQPRASARYKIETVDDGLGDDNKGTTQIVIQTTAAPQATIVQQPQQQQAAQQIQTQALQTGTTTTATLVSTNKRSAQRSSLTSASSSGGVKRSKTSTSANVMDPLDSTTETGTTTTTQLVPQQITVQTSVVSAAETKLHQQSPQQVRQQQEEAEYIDLPMELPTKSEPDYSEDHGDAAGDGEGTYVEDDTYGDMRYDDSYFTENEDAGNQTAANTSGGGVTATTSKAVVKQQSQNYSESSFVDTSADQGNTEAQDIIRKRGIMIVKGTKGKPKLLMGGYEYYRNNSRGSKTYWLCARNRYMRCAARIITCSVTGELIIKNQQHNHDTLNQPKADIKEKPLSSSPKTKDPEH
- the LOC6535942 gene encoding modifier of mdg4 isoform X10, translating into MADDEQFSLCWNNFNTNLSAGFHESLCRGDLVDVSLAAEGQIVKAHRLVLSVCSPFFRKMFTQMPSNTHAIVFLNNVSHSALKDLIQFMYCGEVNVKQDALPAFISTAESLQIKGLTDNDPAPQPPQESSPPPAAPHVQQQQIPAQRVQRQQPRASARYKIETVDDGLGDDNKGTTQIVIQTTAAPQATIVQQPQQQQAAQQIQTQALQTGTTTTATLVSTNKRSAQRSSLTSASSSGGVKRSKTSTSANVMDPLDSTTETGTTTTTQLVPQQITVQTSVVSAAETKLHQQSPQQVRQQQEEAEYIDLPMELPTKSEPDYSEDHGDAAGDGEGTYVEDDTYGDMRYDDSYFTENEDAGNQTAANTSGGGVTATTSKAVVKQQSQNYSESSFVDTSADQGNTEAQEFDYGHGQYRGNNPLIQFSVSKRGGQLLWLDGMKFFRNNINRTNLYWRCHWYYRHTKCPVLICMSKTNSNDFRQIHDHCHMRPKRKEKPGTGVGPRIKTPVVSNVRSLPQSMAHMFDV
- the LOC6535942 gene encoding modifier of mdg4 isoform X3, with the protein product MADDEQFSLCWNNFNTNLSAGFHESLCRGDLVDVSLAAEGQIVKAHRLVLSVCSPFFRKMFTQMPSNTHAIVFLNNVSHSALKDLIQFMYCGEVNVKQDALPAFISTAESLQIKGLTDNDPAPQPPQESSPPPAAPHVQQQQIPAQRVQRQQPRASARYKIETVDDGLGDDNKGTTQIVIQTTAAPQATIVQQPQQQQAAQQIQTQALQTGTTTTATLVSTNKRSAQRSSLTSASSSGGVKRSKTSTSANVMDPLDSTTETGTTTTTQLVPQQITVQTSVVSAAETKLHQQSPQQVRQQQEEAEYIDLPMELPTKSEPDYSEDHGDAAGDGEGTYVEDDTYGDMRYDDSYFTENEDAGNQTAANTSGGGVTATTSKAVVKQQSQNYSESSFVDTSADQGNTEAQDTEISFIRSQKKNAQLVFRNYIYNKKLTQANGQTTWRCADVLKLRCKAVVITRDGHFIDARRQHNHESHASRIGQRQLYKVEQELEEYIEICTSNPKISQYLGSSNIIVTAKDGKDCKLFLPAAEATEIEMQALVDAAEEEMDAEEQLAAERDRGRQRVGRWRTEEAKHRSLLKADHP
- the LOC6535942 gene encoding modifier of mdg4 isoform X21 — protein: MADDEQFSLCWNNFNTNLSAGFHESLCRGDLVDVSLAAEGQIVKAHRLVLSVCSPFFRKMFTQMPSNTHAIVFLNNVSHSALKDLIQFMYCGEVNVKQDALPAFISTAESLQIKGLTDNDPAPQPPQESSPPPAAPHVQQQQIPAQRVQRQQPRASARYKIETVDDGLGDDNKGTTQIVIQTTAAPQATIVQQPQQQQAAQQIQTQALQTGTTTTATLVSTNKRSAQRSSLTSASSSGGVKRSKTSTSANVMDPLDSTTETGTTTTTQLVPQQITVQTSVVSAAETKLHQQSPQQVRQQQEEAEYIDLPMELPTKSEPDYSEDHGDAAGDGEGTYVEDDTYGDMRYDDSYFTENEDAGNQTAANTSGGGVTATTSKAVVKQQSQNYSESSFVDTSADQGNTEAQENTLEYVVSQKGHVLLMHKMFCYVREKCIKGKTYWRCTQYTTQSKCHGRLHVLNEEIVHSRRHNHSPTGQERRQHMKLLLNNV